TTATGGAATTCCTTCTGGTCTCTCCAGTGCCATGAATTACCCTTGCTGCCCAAACGCTGCAGCAACTTTTTCATCAACACTGTAATCAATGGAAGCATGTTAAGATTccattcaaataaataattagaTACATCAGTGAATGGAAGTAAGCATGCATCTTTATCTTTGAAtgatatttaatttatatttgtatGAATAAGATAAGGATTTTTATAAGAAATTATGATGGGAAGGAATATGtaaaagatgggaagaaatTTGGCAGAGACATTAACAACCACTTCACAGGTTTATGTGTTGCCACAGGAAATATCTTAAACTCACCAAATGAAGATAAGGAAGTATGGAAATATAGACTTAAATCACACGAGGAAGAATAGATCTAAATCAATCTAAAGTCCCATCACAATCTGACTTACACAGAAGATGACGGAGATGAGCTCAGAGACTGCAACTCCTAGAGCTACGTATGGGATTATGCTTTCATGGAGGTTGGCTGTCTGAAAAATTTCCGATGTGTAGAAAGTGATCTGGGAAATAAGAAGCATTGTAAAAATGAAGCATGGTCAATGGATGCGGTATGTTCTTATCCTGCATCACTTAGACCTAGATTTGTCATCACTGCGATAGCAATAGTATAATACTGGGGCTTATTGGAGGTGATGTAATAGTTTATTCTGTGGCCTTTTTGCAGTTATTCAGAAGAAGGTGCTCCTGCTGGTCTGAGCACCTTTCCCCTGTCAACAATGGacagaaataacttctctgcCCACATTGCCAGGCAGTGCCATGAACAGAGAGTCCAGCAATGTCACAGTCCAGCAATATCACAGTACATACAGCTTGCATTGAAAGACTCACAAGGAAAGTGATAGAAATGACACCTTGGGGAAAGCCTTTTACTGTACTGGGCTCAGCCACCTTATATACATAAACAACTGAGAGGAAATATCTTAATGGATAAATCTGCATTATGAAATGGAATGAAAACTAAATGGCAATAGCTCATCTGCTACCGTAAAggtcaaagaaaatgaatctgtgAACTGCAGAAATCTTCAGTGTATTTATAACCATTTCTCATACAGAATATTTGAAGATAGAACCAGGAGAATGAAAGCAGGAATTTCTGCTGAACTGGATCTTTTGTATTCCCAGCCTGGAAGTTCCCATAAAGGTATGAAGAATACTGGTGGTGATACAACAGGGCTTCCAGAGGAAAGTGACAAGGTGGAATTACAGTGATTTGGTTGGTTATAGGCTGTACTCAACTGCACTCAGGCCACAGAGCTGTAGACTCAGTAGAAGTAGGAGCATGGTACACAGCTGTGGATGCACAGACGGTTCTTTCAGCACCTCTAGGACATTCATTATTTTGGTGCCTTTTGTTACAGCCTTTTCCTTCATCATGTCATCAAATTCTGTGTGATAATTTTCTTCTCCCCAGAGTTGCTTCATGGCTACAGAAGGGACAGAATGAAGCATATTCTTCCGTCACACAATGTACTGATCGCTTACAGTTGAGTTCATGCCTCGATTCATCAGTCACTGAGAACAGAACTAGAACATTACTTACTGGAACCTGCTGAGACTCTTCTGGAAAATGGCTTTCAACTTTTGTACTGTATAAGGATAGACCTTAAATAATTCTGACAAATGCTCTTTTTCTTGAGCAATATAATTCTGTGCTATGATCTTTGCAAGATATTTCATCATATCTTATGAGGAAATCTGTAGCTGTCCAGTAGAAAAACCAATTACCTCTATTCAGTTCAATTTCCCAGGAGTTACAGTCTAACAAATTAGGGATCAAAAATTTTACCTTACCTTTCAAGCAACCATCCTTGTCTCCTTTTTGCAGAAAGAGATACGGAGGAGACTCAGGAAAGAAGGGCAAAAAGAGCAGTTGGATCAATGCCACAAAGCCAGAAAAGGATAATAGCACATTCCATGTGTCTTCAGTTCCTAAAAGATCTCTGTGAAGGCATACAAGAGTGGATTTATAGTCCAGTAGAGTTACTTTTTATAATTAGCTTGGTATTTTCTGGATCCTAGACTGGCAAACTATGTATACATACAGCTGTAaagaataaactgaaataaaatataactagactagggaaaggaaaaaaagcctgatATCTTTGTTCCACTGCAAGACTGAGATTTTTCTCATAATTTGAGGAACATCAGTGGAGCTTGAATATTCTCACAACAGATCTCTGAACAAATACAGTAATTCTGCTTGAGGATATGAAGAAATCAGCAGAGCTCTCAGGTCTCATGGGCCTATTAAGCTTAAATATACATCTATAATTTGTTCTTATTAACTTCAGCAGAGAGAGTGCACCTTCACAGATGAATTTAATGCTTCTCCGAGAATTGTCTTCCTCTCCTCAGTGACTGACAAGGGAACCTCAGTGACTGGAATGGGGCAGACATTTCCTTTTTGACAGCAATAGTTAAGTGAAGCACAACCCCACCTTCTGTGTGTGTCAGTTTCTAGGACTGGACTTTCCTGCCACACAGAAGACAAATAGAAAATAGGACcagaaggagcagcacaagTACCGTAATCCAAGAACTCTTGCTACAGCTTTTCCTAGTGCAAGAAATACAGAGGAGGTCACATTTACAAAGCCACGCAACTTCTTAGGTGAGATCTCTCCTGCATACTGAATATGGGCATTCATATGTACTCCtaaaaggaagacaaaggagAACTGAAGCTATAGAAAACAAGAGAGTCCCTTTTTATTTCACCTGCTTCAATATAAGTACTGTAAAATTGTACGTCCTTCTTAGCTAATCCATCTAATATCTTTCTCAGTAAGAGCTCTTGAAGGCAAAGGACAGCTCATCATTATAATGTCCCTGCCCAGTGAACACACCACACTTTGCAATGGGCTTGAGCAGTCTGCTGCCTCAACATGAGGTGTGATCTTACCTTTTCCCAATCTGTTCCTTGTTCCACTGGGGTTACTGTGCATGCCTGGGTACTCCTAGCAGGAAGATTTCTGTATCACCCCTAAGAATTCACATTAACATGGAGTAGTGGGGAGTCCTACCAGCACAGATGCCCTCGAGGAAGCGCCCAATCAGGATCATCTCAAAGGATTTGGCTCTCCTACTGAAGCCAGTGTTCAGTGTGGCTATTATTAGGACCACATCATTGATGAGCAGACATTTCTTCctacaaaagcaaacaacatgTTGGCAtgattcatattttcttcttcatcattAACTAATTTCTGCCTGTGCTTGTCATGGATCTAAGCCATGatcattttaaaatccatttcttATTGGGCAATGATATCTGATTATGAAATGACATGATGTTCTCTCAAGAGGGTGGGAAGGGAGAAGTTAGGCTTCTCTTTTCTATGCTAGTGTTGTGTGAACCCACTTTGAGACTGAAAGAAATTCCTGCAAGGCAGAGACTGATAAGGAGTGGTCTTCACTTCTTTCCTTTGGGTCAGACTCCCATCCTGAACACTGAGCTGTCACCTGAACAAGGCAAATCTGGCGTTATGGAGACCTAGATTCACTGTCCATCTTCACCTAGAGAGTTTTGGCTTTGTCCTTTCTGGTCACACTCAAAAAGATGGTTCTGAATGTGATTTGACAGACTTCTGCTTGCGTTTGATGGAACCGTGACCATTCTTACAGATGAATGAACCTGCATGTTCTTGTAAGAGCTGCAATCAAAGTGTTGTTGGGGCATTATTGCTCAGTAAAGGCATTTCAGAGACTGATTCTCCACTAACATTCAGCAAAAATATAGGAATTGAATGGATTGAATGGCACAAAAACTGGTGAAAATGGAATCAGAAACAGTTGCATGTTCTCATCTGCCTGGCGTACCCAGGTGTAGTTACACACGCTGAGCAGAGCTAACATCGCACCAAGAGGGGGCAGTGAAAATTCTGACAGTCATGTTAGGTGAGTGAGGTTTAATTGCTTCCCTTGTGGCAGCATTAGTAAATTGTTGGGAAATACACTTACTTTCCATATTTTGCTGTCAGGTACCCGCTGCATAGACACCCTATCATTCCCCCTACGCAGTATGTAGACACAATGAGGGACCAGAATAATGTGAGAGTCTCCTGATGCAGCGCTGAACCATATCGCTCCAGCCAGGTTTCATTGATAAACTTCTGAATGTACTGGGatagaaaaaaagtatttattccCTGAGTGATTCTTCTGTATGTTtgcaacttaaaaaaataaatagattaataGTTATTATTAAAATCAAAGATATAGGGCTTTTGTTTGCAAATTAGTATCAATATTATCCACAAATCCACTAAAATACAGATTATTGCTTATTCACACGATGGCTGTAAGCAGCTGCTTGGTCATTAGCACTGTGAGCAATGAAAACTGATAAGGAGGGGAAGATGTTACTGTACTGATGTTGAAAATAGCTGCTACTTTATTCTCCATAGTCTCTCCATTCAACTACAGATCACAGCAGGTACACTGcatgttttccagttttctcagcctttctaaCACTCAATGGAAAGCTGTCTTTGCAGTACAGCTCCTGAACAGTAAAGGTTGGGAAGGAGCTGGGGATAGACTCATATAGTAACATGTAAGAGGATATTAGGAGTATCTtcaaaatataaacacaaaacacaagcaaaaaacaGTTACAGAAACCAAAACCgaacaagcaagcaagcaaacaaacaacaaacaacaccaTTTACCaatatgattttatgaaagGTTTGCTTACCGGAGAAGTATAATTGATCACAGACATCTGAAAGCCACCTAAGTGCGTTCCACCAATTCCTAGCACCAAAATCATTAGAAATAGCTTCCGGTATTGAACCTGCCAAAGATGATAAAAGACATCCAAAGTTCCTGATCCCAGCATGGCCTTCAGAACCATGACTTAATTCATGGGATCTTACACCTTTCcatttctgtgattaaaaagCCTTAATCACCACCACCATCATCATTATcacaacataaaaacaaaacaaagaaaaacaaaagcaggaaaaaataaaatcctttcctGAACATTAACAGCCTGGCAAGATGCAGTCGATAATTCCTTCAGTTTTGCCAGCCACagatttttaatgataaaaataatagaagtgATAAATcataaaaatcaatgaaagcCTTTATCAACagcttgtgtttgcttttgtacTGGTGCAACTACAACTTTCaggatttcctttttccctttaattctCAGGTGCTTTATTCACCTGTTTCTTGGGACTGATCAAGTTTGTTCTCTTAAAactcttatttaaaataaatatatatatatatatacacacatatatatacacaaatatgtataaataaatataaatgtaaatatatataaatatatatgtttgtatatgtatatattatccCCATTGGAATCTGCATTTTCAGGGCTCCTACTTGAATGACTCCTATGCTGCCCATGATGTACACTGAATTTTAGAGCACCCGTCACAAGCATGTGTGTTTTCAGACATTTATCTGAACAGATGAATATCCTCAGACGTCCTTGAGATTGCCTGGCAATAGAGAagagggttttttctttttcttcttttctgtattactgttttcactgtttttccctttcctggTTTCCAGGAAAGGTTTCTTCTCTTAAACCTCTTTTGTATTTGCCGTACACTTTCTGCACATGCTGTAGAGTCAGTGTTATTGCTGAGTCAGTGTTGTCCCCAGCATGtgctctgttcttttctgttatAGCAAAGACTGCTTGATTCCCTATGCTGTAATCTTCAGAGAttctgcagctgtcagtgaCTGGGCTAGAAGACAAGATTTTGGATACTCACCAGCTCTGAAAGGAAAccagccatttccccttgaaTACCTGCCTGCTCTGGGAGCCCTTGTCAAGTCTGTCGGATGAGTGATATGTTTCCTATGCTTAGATTATAACAAGTTGGGATCATAGCGCAGAAGTTAAATTCTAACTACATGGCTTCTAGTGAATTATGTCCTACTCCATCACTGGCCAGGGTCTCTTCTTGCTGGTTTAATAATTCCAAGACTCAGATATGGCATGCTGATTACAACATTAGTAAATGTTTATCTTTGTATTGGGAGTGCTCCCCTTTACTTGCATTGCTAAAACGAATGTGGCTTTCTGCTTGGTAGGGATCAGGTGTGACAGGAGCACAGTGGAAGGGCTGCATCCATGCCACTTTGCCTTTTCCCTGACAGTGAgtggcagctcagcagcactgagcctgcTGTTTCACTGACATCGCAATCACTCTGTGTCTCCACACCTTCTGCCTGGGAGTCCTGTAGAACATCAATACACTGGAAGAACTTTAGCTGAATTCTTCTTTCCACATCATGAAATCTTCATTACTTCCACATCAGCTGTAGTTACGCATTTTGTTCCTTCACCTCTTAGCACAGACTCCTCAAATGTTCTCCCTTGAAAAACCCCAGAATCCACCCTTCTCTTCCATTATAACTGCAGAAATCCCTGTCTTTACTTAGattttctcttgcttcttaCAAATTCTTACTCTCAAACTCCAGTCACATTTATGCTGCCCTCCTTCAGCCAAAGATTTTTGCTGCCACAGAGAAGTGCAGTCAGATGACACAGCTGCCCCCTGGCCTCTCCGACCTCCTGCTGGAGGGGATGCAGATCTACCTCCTAGCATCACACCAGGACTGTACCCAGCAGAGCATCTCAGGTCTGGCAGTCGCAAACAGCATTTATAGGCAGAAGCTCAAGATCTGGATACACGAGCAGTGAATCTTTACTCATGCATctcccaggctgcagcattGAACAATGGGACTTCGTGGTCAGGACTTTATGTTTATTCATTCCATGTATTCATAGAGTTCCCTTCTGAGCTCCTGAAAACTTTTGCTGTCCTGAAGTTTGGTGGCAGGAAGATTCAATTAGATACCCAAACAGTGTTGCTTCCTGCCAGAGTGCCctaaaagctggttttaaaatcatgactgctttcttttgctgttttgcacattTTACTTTCCTTGTAACTTGTTTCCTTTGTCACATTTGGATGTTGTATCTCAGTTTCCAGACCTTTTTGTGCTGTACTGTCCCTTGCAGGTCCCTTTCCCTCTCAAGAGGATTCTACCAGGCTAACAGCAAATGTGACAGAGTCAGATGCCAGAGTTCAGGCTCTGAAGAGTGAACCTGAATGAATCTGAGGGAAATGGGGACTTGTTCTTTG
This sequence is a window from Excalfactoria chinensis isolate bCotChi1 chromosome 16, bCotChi1.hap2, whole genome shotgun sequence. Protein-coding genes within it:
- the LOC140259674 gene encoding solute carrier family 2, facilitated glucose transporter member 11-like, producing MAGFLSELVQYRKLFLMILVLGIGGTHLGGFQMSVINYTSPYIQKFINETWLERYGSALHQETLTLFWSLIVSTYCVGGMIGCLCSGYLTAKYGKKKCLLINDVVLIIATLNTGFSRRAKSFEMILIGRFLEGICAGVHMNAHIQYAGEISPKKLRGFVNVTSSVFLALGKAVARVLGLRDLLGTEDTWNVLLSFSGFVALIQLLFLPFFPESPPYLFLQKGDKDGCLKAMKQLWGEENYHTEFDDMMKEKAVTKGTKIMNVLEVLKEPSVHPQLCTMLLLLLSLQLCGLSAITFYTSEIFQTANLHESIIPYVALGVAVSELISVIFCSSIIDRFGRRILLWGGYLLMALVLVLLETSLLLSDRFLWMRYCNVILIFLFIIAYGVGPAGAVSSVMNEIFTLSARSSAFVIGGIIIWLGLTFTGMIFPFAVMTLGPFCFLIFIAVLVVSSVLIYLFVPETKGKSTFEITEEFKTRRYKKKRHQTVENNVTEEKIYCTKL